From a single Callithrix jacchus isolate 240 chromosome 5, calJac240_pri, whole genome shotgun sequence genomic region:
- the RASD1 gene encoding dexamethasone-induced Ras-related protein 1 isoform X2 translates to MKLAAMIKKMCPSDSELSIPAKNCYRMVILGSSKVGKTAIVSRFLTGRFEDAYTPTIEDFHRKFYSIRGEVYQLDILDTSGNHPFPAMRRLSILTDPRHQGLPQEQNQGERGRAPGHLWQQG, encoded by the exons ATGAAACTGGCCGCGATGATCAAGAAGATGTGCCCCAGCGACTCGGAGCTGAGTATCCCGGCCAAGAACTGCTATCGCATGGTTATCCTCGGCTCGTCCAAGGTGGGCAAGACGGCCATCGTCTCGCGCTTCCTCACCGGCCGCTTCGAGGACGCCTACACGCCCACCATCGAGGACTTCCACCGCAAGTTCTACTCCATCCGCGGCGAGGTTTACCAGCTCGATATCCTCGACACGTCCGGCAACCACCCGTTCCCCGCCATGCGACGCCTCTCCATCCTCACAG ATCCTCGACACCAAGGCTTGCCTCAAGAACAAAACCAAGGAGAACGTGGACGTGCCCCTGGTCATCTGTGGCAACAAGGGTGA
- the RASD1 gene encoding dexamethasone-induced Ras-related protein 1 isoform X1: MKLAAMIKKMCPSDSELSIPAKNCYRMVILGSSKVGKTAIVSRFLTGRFEDAYTPTIEDFHRKFYSIRGEVYQLDILDTSGNHPFPAMRRLSILTGDVFILVFSLDNRDSFEEVQRLRQQILDTKACLKNKTKENVDVPLVICGNKGDRDFYREVEQREIEQLVGDDPQRCAYFEISAKKNSSLDQMFRALFAMAKLPSEMSPDLHRKVSVQYCDVLHKKALRNKRLLRAGGGDPGDAFGIVAPFARRPSVHSDLMYIREKASAGSQAKDKERCVIS, from the exons ATGAAACTGGCCGCGATGATCAAGAAGATGTGCCCCAGCGACTCGGAGCTGAGTATCCCGGCCAAGAACTGCTATCGCATGGTTATCCTCGGCTCGTCCAAGGTGGGCAAGACGGCCATCGTCTCGCGCTTCCTCACCGGCCGCTTCGAGGACGCCTACACGCCCACCATCGAGGACTTCCACCGCAAGTTCTACTCCATCCGCGGCGAGGTTTACCAGCTCGATATCCTCGACACGTCCGGCAACCACCCGTTCCCCGCCATGCGACGCCTCTCCATCCTCACAG GAGACGTTTTCATCCTGGTGTTCAGCCTGGACAACCGCGACTCCTTCGAGGAGGTTCAGCGGCTCAGACAGCAGATCCTCGACACCAAGGCTTGCCTCAAGAACAAAACCAAGGAGAACGTGGACGTGCCCCTGGTCATCTGTGGCAACAAGGGTGACCGGGACTTCTACCGCGAGGTGGAGCAGCGCGAGATCGAGCAGCTGGTGGGCGACGACCCCCAGCGCTGCGCCTACTTCGAGATCTCAGCCAAGAAGAACAGCAGCCTGGACCAGATGTTCCGTGCACTCTTCGCCATGGCCAAGCTGCCAAGCGAGATGAGTCCGGACCTGCACCGCAAGGTCTCCGTGCAGTACTGCGACGTGCTGCACAAGAAGGCGCTGCGGAACAAGAGGCTGCTGCGGGCCGGCGGCGGCGACCCGGGCGACGCCTTCGGCATCGTGGCACCCTTCGCGCGCCGGCCAAGCGTGCACAGCGACCTCATGTACATCCGAGAAAAGGCCAGCGCCGGCAGCCAGGCGAAGGACAAGGAGCGCTGCGTCATCAGCTAG